One segment of Oscillospiraceae bacterium MB08-C2-2 DNA contains the following:
- a CDS encoding CPC_1213 family protein: MGNENKAKSTKNKKKTDGKFHSKNIKHDPAAESARAVFGLNPTHSAENNHQHHTGTEA, encoded by the coding sequence ATGGGCAACGAAAATAAAGCCAAAAGCACAAAAAACAAGAAAAAAACGGATGGGAAGTTCCACAGCAAAAACATCAAGCATGATCCCGCCGCCGAAAGCGCTCGGGCAGTCTTTGGGCTGAACCCCACCCATTCCGCTGAAAACAACCACCAGCATCATACAGGAACGGAGGCATAA
- a CDS encoding DUF3892 domain-containing protein produces the protein MESFNTSSLPMQTLKDVPTPNANAQRITALVKAAGRVTGYQLADGRILNKSEGVQLARQGGIEGVGIATRNGSEYLKALPDSSDSNNLSNLPSVKQ, from the coding sequence ATGGAGAGCTTTAATACTTCCAGTCTGCCCATGCAGACACTGAAAGATGTACCCACACCCAACGCCAATGCTCAGAGAATCACGGCGCTGGTTAAAGCGGCCGGGCGGGTAACCGGTTATCAGCTGGCCGATGGACGCATACTCAACAAAAGCGAAGGCGTTCAGCTGGCCCGACAGGGCGGCATTGAGGGCGTTGGCATTGCCACCCGCAACGGCAGTGAATATCTGAAAGCCCTGCCAGACAGCAGTGACAGCAACAACCTGAGCAATCTGCCTTCGGTTAAGCAGTAG
- a CDS encoding DUF4491 family protein: protein MFDGILIGFCSFLIIGLFHPIVIKAEYYFSKRIFPAFLVGGLLFVIGSILVKSTLPSAVLGVTGFSCFWSIKELFEQEHRVKKGWFPANPKRENKALAKKQD from the coding sequence ATTTTTGACGGCATACTGATTGGATTCTGTTCTTTTTTGATTATAGGGCTTTTTCACCCCATTGTAATAAAGGCAGAGTATTATTTTTCCAAACGCATTTTTCCGGCCTTTTTAGTGGGTGGTCTTTTATTTGTGATAGGCTCGATCCTAGTGAAAAGCACGCTTCCATCTGCTGTTTTGGGGGTAACGGGATTTTCCTGTTTTTGGAGCATCAAAGAATTGTTTGAGCAGGAACACCGGGTGAAAAAAGGGTGGTTCCCGGCAAACCCCAAGAGAGAAAACAAGGCTCTTGCAAAAAAGCAGGACTAG
- a CDS encoding iron dependent repressor, metal binding and dimerization domain protein: MKDNTSSQYHTVRGFQLMNKQDSSLTPAMEDYLEMAFKLCLQDGYTRVGRLSEQLHVRPSSASKMILKLTELGYLEYDRNESIQLTKKGRENGQYLLDRHQTMEAFLTLLGSRDPLKETEQIEHFLSSYTISRLKVLVEFLTLNPQCLPKPDDGETLIK; this comes from the coding sequence ATGAAAGACAATACAAGCTCTCAGTATCACACTGTCAGAGGCTTTCAACTGATGAACAAGCAGGATTCCTCCCTCACCCCCGCTATGGAGGATTACCTTGAAATGGCTTTTAAGCTCTGCTTGCAGGATGGCTATACCCGGGTAGGGCGGTTATCGGAGCAGCTGCATGTTCGCCCCTCTTCCGCTTCTAAAATGATTTTAAAGCTCACAGAACTGGGCTATCTGGAATATGACCGCAATGAAAGCATCCAGCTCACCAAAAAAGGGAGAGAAAACGGCCAGTATCTGCTGGATCGCCACCAGACCATGGAGGCCTTTCTCACACTGCTTGGCAGCCGTGATCCTTTAAAAGAGACCGAGCAGATCGAGCATTTTTTAAGCAGCTACACCATAAGCAGGCTAAAGGTGCTGGTGGAATTTCTCACGCTCAACCCCCAATGCCTTCCGAAACCGGATGATGGGGAAACACTCATCAAGTGA
- a CDS encoding zinc ABC transporter substrate-binding protein: MQRKINLLAGVLLSFTLVLTGCGTSAAPVDDSGSNALNIVATTTMLADLTAVIGGEHVAVNGLMGPGIDPHLYQASAGDVSLMQKADIVVYNGLHLEGKMGEIFESLSQQGADVICIQEGLDSQRLLETQEKGVYDPHIWFDCSLWAQAAEHVAKELAEADPTHAQDYNANLEAYLKELEELDSYVKGRAQELAPEQRVLVTAHDAFRYFGKAYGFEVKGLQGISTDAEAGTADVSLLAEYIAANKIKAIFVESSVPPKTIEALQAAVKAKGFSVNIGGELYSDSLGGEGSEADTYILTVKANVDTIVDALK; this comes from the coding sequence ATGCAAAGAAAAATAAATCTGCTGGCAGGTGTGCTGCTTTCCTTTACGCTGGTGCTTACCGGCTGTGGCACTTCGGCGGCACCTGTGGATGATTCCGGCTCCAATGCTCTCAACATTGTGGCAACCACCACCATGCTGGCCGATCTGACCGCAGTCATTGGCGGAGAGCATGTGGCCGTAAATGGGCTTATGGGGCCTGGGATAGACCCACACCTGTATCAGGCCAGTGCAGGGGATGTGAGCCTGATGCAAAAAGCGGATATTGTGGTTTACAACGGCCTGCATCTGGAAGGGAAGATGGGGGAGATTTTTGAGTCACTTTCCCAGCAGGGAGCCGATGTGATCTGCATTCAGGAGGGGCTCGATTCCCAGCGCCTGCTGGAGACACAGGAAAAGGGTGTTTATGACCCACACATCTGGTTCGATTGTTCCTTGTGGGCCCAAGCGGCGGAGCATGTTGCCAAGGAGCTTGCGGAAGCAGATCCCACCCATGCCCAGGACTATAATGCCAACTTAGAAGCCTATTTAAAAGAGCTGGAGGAGTTGGATTCCTATGTAAAAGGCCGGGCGCAGGAGCTGGCACCGGAGCAGCGTGTTTTGGTTACCGCTCATGATGCTTTCCGGTATTTTGGAAAGGCTTATGGCTTTGAGGTCAAGGGCCTGCAGGGAATCAGCACCGATGCAGAAGCAGGAACCGCCGATGTAAGCCTGCTGGCAGAATACATTGCAGCCAATAAAATTAAGGCTATTTTCGTGGAATCCTCGGTGCCTCCCAAAACCATTGAGGCTTTGCAAGCCGCTGTAAAGGCAAAAGGCTTTTCAGTCAATATCGGCGGAGAGCTGTATTCCGATTCGCTGGGCGGAGAAGGCTCAGAAGCGGATACCTATATTTTAACGGTTAAGGCGAATGTTGATACCATTGTAGATGCCCTGAAATAA